From one Nonomuraea polychroma genomic stretch:
- a CDS encoding aspartate aminotransferase family protein: MTNLSPHLRQATPVVAVRGEGVHLYGEDGRRYLDFTAGIGVTSTGHCHPRVVAAAQEQVATLIHGQYTTVMHRPLQQLVAELGEVLPAGLDSLFFTNSGSEAVEAALRLARQATGRPNIVVCHGGFHGRTVAAASMTTSGTRFRSGFAPLMPGVVVTPFPAAYRYGWDEDTATRFALQELDYVLQTISSPADTAAVVVEPVLGEGGYVPATRAFMEGLRERADRHGFLLVMDEVQTGVGRTGRFWGHEHFGVAPDILVTAKGLASGFPLSGIAASEELMSRAWPGSQGGTYGANAVACAAAVATLRTVGEERLVENAEAMGKRLRAGLEEVAAEHSCIGDVRGLGLMLASEFVTEDGRPAPEIAARVQQAAIEEGLLLLLCGAWNNVVRMIPALVIDEAGVDEGLRAWSAAVRAGVSGR, encoded by the coding sequence ATGACCAATCTGTCGCCGCACCTCCGCCAGGCGACCCCCGTGGTGGCGGTCCGTGGTGAGGGAGTTCACCTGTACGGTGAGGACGGCCGTCGCTACCTGGACTTCACCGCCGGCATCGGGGTCACCAGCACCGGCCACTGCCACCCCAGGGTGGTCGCCGCTGCCCAGGAGCAGGTGGCGACACTCATCCACGGCCAGTACACGACCGTCATGCACCGGCCGCTCCAGCAGCTGGTCGCCGAGCTGGGCGAAGTGCTCCCGGCGGGGCTGGACAGTCTGTTCTTCACCAACTCCGGCAGCGAGGCGGTGGAGGCCGCGCTGCGGCTGGCCCGCCAGGCGACCGGCCGGCCCAACATCGTGGTCTGTCATGGCGGCTTCCACGGCCGGACCGTGGCAGCGGCGTCCATGACGACGTCGGGCACCCGTTTCCGTTCCGGGTTCGCGCCGCTGATGCCGGGCGTGGTGGTCACGCCGTTCCCGGCCGCCTACCGGTATGGCTGGGACGAGGACACGGCGACCCGCTTCGCCCTCCAGGAGCTCGACTACGTGTTGCAGACGATCTCCTCGCCTGCCGACACGGCGGCGGTCGTCGTGGAGCCGGTGCTCGGCGAGGGTGGATACGTCCCGGCGACGCGCGCCTTCATGGAAGGGCTGCGGGAACGGGCGGACCGGCACGGGTTCCTGCTCGTCATGGACGAGGTGCAGACGGGTGTGGGCCGCACCGGCCGGTTCTGGGGGCACGAGCACTTCGGTGTCGCCCCGGACATCCTGGTCACAGCCAAGGGCCTGGCCAGCGGCTTCCCGCTGTCCGGCATCGCGGCCTCCGAAGAGCTCATGAGCCGTGCCTGGCCGGGGTCGCAGGGCGGCACGTACGGCGCCAACGCCGTCGCCTGCGCGGCCGCCGTCGCCACCCTGCGCACGGTCGGCGAGGAACGCCTCGTGGAGAACGCCGAGGCCATGGGCAAGCGACTGCGCGCCGGGCTGGAGGAGGTGGCCGCCGAGCACTCCTGCATCGGCGACGTGCGCGGGCTGGGCCTGATGCTGGCCAGCGAATTCGTCACCGAGGACGGCCGGCCCGCTCCCGAGATCGCCGCCCGCGTCCAGCAGGCCGCCATCGAGGAAGGACTCTTGCTGCTCCTGTGCGGCGCCTGGAACAACGTCGTGCGCATGATCCCGGCGCTGGTCATCGACGAGGCGGGAGTGGACGAGGGCCTCCGCGCCTGGAGCGCGGCGGTGCGGGCCGGAGTGTCCGGCAGATGA
- a CDS encoding PucR family transcriptional regulator has protein sequence MTGAPHQVPSPAAAPVRGRVLTVADVLALPVLAAGRPQVVAGESQLGRSVRWVHITELTDPASFLKGGELVLTTGMPLPREPALVRRYVDELATVGAAGLVLELVRRYHRPPEELVRACSAHDLPLVLLSRDVNFLEVTQVVHELLLGNQVETLRRTQEIHETFTGLTLRGAGAAEVMRAAAEMSGRAVVLENQAHQALICEPSARTVEEVLTDWERRSRATPPTDSAAVSGPEGWLVCPVEYRGERCGRVVMLPDRTAVEPAFAEVDTSVLERAAMSLAISRLIHPAAWERGAHRGALLDLAEQRYRTAGEAAVRTAALGLPARDCRYVAVLVDLPGDEFRVSVAELEESLVKEVTAAGVPALVGELGAGRIGVLVGLRHTKQWRPAVELIGRAALELAPQAVVSVGSEVADLSQAARSFRDASHVAESALPGTSSRRPYHELSDIGLRQLLYALRSDVRLQGYVERQVGRLIDYDHRHNTDLVSTLRHYLDAAGNKTVAAQAADLSRQTLYQRLHIIERLLGSDLESGQRRTELHVALTALDVLRLGSR, from the coding sequence ATGACAGGAGCACCGCATCAGGTCCCATCGCCGGCCGCGGCGCCGGTGCGCGGCCGCGTGCTCACCGTCGCCGATGTGCTTGCCCTTCCCGTCTTGGCGGCCGGCCGGCCCCAGGTGGTCGCGGGCGAGTCACAGCTCGGGCGCTCGGTCCGCTGGGTGCACATCACCGAGCTGACCGACCCGGCCTCCTTCCTCAAGGGGGGCGAGCTGGTCCTGACCACGGGCATGCCGCTGCCCCGCGAACCGGCGCTGGTGCGGCGCTACGTCGACGAGCTGGCCACGGTCGGCGCCGCCGGTCTCGTTCTGGAACTCGTCCGGCGCTACCACCGCCCGCCCGAGGAACTGGTGCGCGCATGCAGCGCACATGATCTGCCGCTGGTGCTGCTGTCCAGGGACGTCAACTTCCTGGAGGTCACCCAGGTCGTCCACGAGCTCCTGCTCGGCAACCAGGTGGAGACGCTGCGCCGGACACAGGAGATTCACGAGACGTTCACCGGCCTGACCTTGAGGGGCGCCGGGGCCGCAGAGGTGATGCGCGCCGCGGCCGAGATGAGCGGCCGGGCGGTCGTGCTGGAGAACCAGGCACACCAGGCGCTGATCTGCGAGCCGTCCGCCCGCACCGTGGAGGAAGTCCTCACGGATTGGGAGCGGCGCTCCCGCGCGACGCCGCCGACCGACTCCGCGGCGGTGAGCGGTCCCGAAGGATGGCTGGTGTGCCCGGTGGAGTACCGAGGGGAGCGCTGCGGGCGCGTGGTCATGCTGCCCGACCGCACCGCCGTGGAGCCCGCCTTCGCCGAGGTGGACACGTCGGTGCTGGAACGGGCGGCGATGTCCCTGGCGATCTCCCGCCTCATCCACCCGGCGGCCTGGGAGCGCGGAGCGCACCGCGGGGCCCTGCTGGATCTGGCCGAGCAGCGTTACCGGACCGCGGGCGAGGCAGCGGTCCGCACGGCGGCGCTCGGCCTGCCCGCCCGCGACTGCCGGTACGTCGCGGTCCTCGTGGACCTGCCCGGCGACGAGTTCCGCGTGAGCGTCGCGGAACTCGAGGAAAGCCTGGTGAAGGAGGTCACGGCGGCCGGCGTCCCCGCGCTCGTGGGCGAGCTGGGCGCCGGACGGATCGGTGTGCTGGTCGGGCTGCGGCACACCAAGCAGTGGAGGCCCGCGGTCGAGCTGATCGGCCGCGCCGCCCTGGAACTGGCCCCGCAAGCGGTTGTGAGCGTCGGCTCGGAAGTGGCCGACCTCTCCCAGGCCGCGCGGTCCTTCCGGGACGCCTCTCATGTCGCGGAATCGGCCCTGCCCGGCACGTCCTCCCGCAGGCCTTACCACGAGCTGTCGGACATCGGGCTGCGGCAGCTGCTGTACGCGCTGCGCTCGGACGTGCGCCTCCAGGGCTACGTGGAGCGCCAGGTGGGCCGGCTCATCGACTACGATCACCGGCACAACACCGACCTGGTGTCCACGCTGCGCCACTACCTGGACGCCGCAGGCAACAAGACGGTCGCCGCCCAGGCGGCGGATCTGTCGCGGCAGACGCTCTACCAGCGGCTGCACATCATCGAACGGCTGCTCGGCTCCGACTTGGAGTCCGGGCAGCGGCGCACTGAGCTGCACGTGGCCCTGACGGCCCTCGACGTCCTTCGCCTCGGCTCCCGCTGA
- a CDS encoding ABC transporter substrate-binding protein gives MRTIPLRLAAALLLTPLLAGCFSDGSAGRGGARSEQRIRVALAVPPAQALSPYSNDATVLSKLSVVEGLTRLDADGTAKPALAASWKQTDGTTWTFQLRDARFQDGTKVTAEAVANALAHASDAEPAPRVLSDIQLTAKAQDAHTVVLTTGTVDPVLPLRLASPALGILSPKAYGSNGAVSPIGAGTGPFKITKLGGKTQATLDRFDGYWGGKAKAAGIDVSWIADGTARANALRGGSVDIAEWIPTSQAKLLAPGTLHEVPSTRTDSLLLNTGSGVFRDAAMRAAAREAVEPTALVDSVFGGYADAAQGLFGPAISWTRDKHVTVQHVVKAATAEQVKQQTGGTAITLATYTNRTELPEVASVLQQQLEKAGFTVKQDVREYSQMEADLLAGKYDALVFSRVTLLDTGDPVAYLASDYTSKGSYNITRLAEPAVDRAISAAAASSAGTRQDKVMAAEAAVLSTGAVVPLVHEKVLQGVSTDVEGVVLDPRERSLVGLDTRLK, from the coding sequence ATGCGCACAATCCCCCTCCGCCTCGCCGCGGCGCTCCTCCTCACCCCGCTACTCGCCGGCTGCTTCTCGGATGGCTCCGCCGGCAGGGGCGGCGCCCGGTCCGAGCAGCGCATCAGAGTCGCCCTGGCCGTGCCGCCGGCCCAGGCCCTCTCCCCATACAGCAACGACGCCACGGTACTGAGCAAGCTCTCCGTCGTCGAGGGCCTGACCAGGCTCGACGCTGACGGCACCGCGAAGCCCGCACTCGCCGCTTCCTGGAAACAGACCGACGGCACCACCTGGACCTTCCAGCTACGCGACGCCCGATTTCAGGACGGGACGAAGGTCACCGCCGAAGCCGTCGCGAACGCCCTCGCACACGCCTCCGACGCCGAGCCGGCACCGCGCGTGCTGAGCGACATCCAGCTGACCGCCAAGGCGCAGGACGCCCACACCGTGGTCCTCACCACCGGCACCGTCGACCCCGTCCTGCCGCTGCGCCTGGCCTCTCCCGCCCTGGGCATCCTCTCCCCGAAGGCGTATGGATCCAACGGTGCCGTCAGCCCGATCGGTGCCGGCACCGGCCCCTTCAAGATCACCAAGCTCGGCGGCAAGACCCAAGCCACCCTTGACCGCTTCGACGGCTACTGGGGCGGCAAGGCCAAGGCCGCCGGCATCGACGTCTCGTGGATCGCCGACGGCACCGCTCGCGCCAACGCCCTGCGCGGCGGATCGGTCGACATCGCCGAGTGGATCCCCACCTCCCAGGCCAAGCTCCTGGCACCCGGAACCCTCCACGAGGTACCGTCCACCCGAACCGACAGCCTGCTGCTCAACACCGGCAGCGGCGTCTTCCGGGACGCCGCGATGCGCGCCGCCGCCCGCGAGGCCGTCGAGCCCACCGCGCTCGTGGACAGCGTCTTCGGCGGCTACGCCGACGCCGCCCAGGGACTGTTCGGCCCCGCCATCTCCTGGACCCGGGACAAGCACGTCACCGTCCAGCACGTCGTGAAGGCCGCCACCGCCGAGCAGGTCAAGCAGCAGACCGGCGGCACAGCCATCACACTGGCCACCTACACCAATCGCACCGAACTGCCCGAGGTCGCCAGCGTGCTCCAGCAGCAACTGGAGAAGGCCGGATTCACCGTGAAGCAGGACGTCCGTGAATATTCGCAGATGGAGGCCGATCTGCTCGCAGGGAAGTACGACGCGCTGGTCTTCTCCCGGGTGACGCTCCTCGACACCGGCGACCCCGTCGCCTACCTGGCCAGCGACTACACCAGCAAGGGCTCCTACAACATCACCCGGCTCGCCGAACCGGCCGTCGACCGGGCCATTTCGGCCGCGGCCGCATCCAGCGCCGGCACGCGCCAGGACAAGGTGATGGCCGCCGAAGCCGCCGTCCTCTCCACCGGCGCCGTCGTACCGCTCGTCCACGAAAAGGTCCTGCAGGGCGTCTCCACCGACGTCGAAGGCGTCGTCCTCGATCCGCGCGAGCGCTCCCTGGTAGGCCTCGACACCCGGCTGAAGTAG
- a CDS encoding ABC transporter permease subunit: MSVTTSDSRLRPPAPGRSRGSGGRWAGLFGALFAGAGLLTVIGLLPWISGTDVALTVLRARSGEQDPSPEALAAVREQLGLDAGPVAALRHWLGALVRGDAGTSWVSGEPVAPALGTALGVSLTLTSAALVVTLAVAAMVCARTLWLGAHRRLTRNRAGIGAAVVAALPKFLLAAVLSTVLGVHLGWFPPYGWEGPSSMVLPALALGVPSGAMIGGLLDQALPAAFREPWTRAATASGMPTGWIMRAALRRTVPGVLPQLLPTVVSLAGGAVAVEKIYAIPGLGMLTLDAAIAQDLPVLQSGSLALILLGTGAGLLVRSARRAMLGPALREGALPSLPLPGMDTGRALAAVAVGCALLLATVVALGLLRDPIQVDTAARLLAPSYEHPLGTDALGRDLLARLGHGALRTTALAFAVTAVSLVLGVLAGLARQVTAGLTDIVSTLPVILAGLLVTAVTGPSALGAALAVCLVGWSPYAAQTAALLEQERAATHMAASVALGASRRHLIRRHLLPALVPPLLRNALLRLPTVVLVLASLGFLGLGEQPPTPEWGRLLSENQSYAELAPWTVLGPAVALSLLAVLAVAATALLSRAGRRA; this comes from the coding sequence GTGAGCGTCACCACATCCGACTCGCGGCTCCGCCCGCCGGCCCCGGGCCGGTCCCGCGGCTCCGGCGGCCGTTGGGCCGGGCTGTTCGGCGCGCTGTTCGCCGGCGCCGGGCTGCTGACCGTCATCGGCCTGCTGCCCTGGATATCCGGTACGGATGTGGCGCTCACCGTCCTGCGTGCCCGTTCCGGCGAGCAGGACCCATCCCCCGAGGCACTGGCCGCCGTACGTGAACAACTCGGTCTGGACGCCGGTCCGGTGGCGGCCCTCCGCCACTGGCTGGGAGCTCTGGTACGTGGCGACGCGGGGACCTCCTGGGTCTCCGGCGAGCCGGTGGCGCCCGCCCTCGGCACCGCGCTCGGCGTCTCACTCACCCTCACCTCGGCCGCACTCGTGGTCACCCTCGCCGTCGCCGCGATGGTCTGCGCCCGGACGCTGTGGTTGGGCGCCCATCGCCGGCTCACCCGCAACAGGGCCGGAATCGGCGCGGCGGTGGTGGCGGCACTGCCCAAGTTCCTGCTCGCGGCCGTGCTCTCCACCGTCCTGGGCGTGCACCTGGGCTGGTTTCCGCCGTACGGCTGGGAGGGGCCGTCGTCGATGGTGCTGCCCGCGCTCGCCCTCGGTGTGCCCTCCGGCGCGATGATCGGCGGACTGCTCGACCAGGCGCTGCCCGCCGCGTTCCGTGAGCCCTGGACCCGTGCGGCGACCGCCAGTGGAATGCCGACTGGCTGGATCATGCGTGCCGCGCTGCGCCGCACGGTGCCCGGCGTACTCCCGCAACTGCTGCCCACCGTGGTGAGCCTGGCCGGGGGCGCGGTCGCCGTCGAGAAGATCTACGCCATTCCCGGCCTCGGCATGCTCACCCTCGATGCCGCCATCGCGCAGGACCTGCCCGTTCTGCAGAGCGGAAGTCTCGCGCTCATTCTGCTCGGCACCGGCGCGGGACTGCTCGTACGCTCGGCACGACGCGCCATGCTCGGCCCCGCTCTACGCGAAGGGGCGCTGCCCTCGCTGCCCCTGCCTGGCATGGACACCGGCCGCGCGCTGGCGGCCGTGGCCGTCGGGTGCGCCCTGCTGCTCGCCACCGTCGTCGCGCTCGGGCTGTTGCGTGACCCCATCCAGGTCGACACTGCCGCGCGGCTGCTGGCGCCCTCGTACGAGCATCCGCTCGGCACCGACGCGCTCGGCCGTGACCTGCTCGCCCGGCTCGGGCACGGCGCACTCCGCACCACGGCGCTGGCCTTCGCCGTCACCGCCGTCAGCCTTGTCCTCGGTGTGCTCGCCGGACTGGCGCGCCAGGTCACGGCCGGGCTGACCGACATCGTGTCCACCTTGCCGGTGATACTGGCGGGCCTGCTGGTCACCGCCGTCACCGGACCGTCGGCGCTCGGCGCGGCGCTGGCCGTCTGCCTCGTCGGGTGGAGCCCGTACGCCGCCCAGACCGCCGCTCTGTTGGAGCAGGAACGCGCCGCAACGCACATGGCCGCCTCCGTCGCCCTGGGGGCGAGCCGCCGCCACCTGATCCGGCGTCATCTGTTGCCCGCCCTGGTCCCGCCACTGCTGCGCAACGCCCTGCTGCGGCTGCCGACCGTCGTCCTCGTCCTCGCCTCCCTCGGCTTCCTCGGGCTCGGCGAGCAGCCGCCCACACCCGAATGGGGGCGGCTGCTGTCGGAGAACCAGTCATACGCGGAGCTCGCGCCATGGACGGTTCTCGGCCCGGCCGTCGCACTCTCCCTTCTGGCAGTGCTCGCCGTCGCGGCGACCGCACTGCTGAGTCGCGCCGGCCGACGAGCCTGA